The nucleotide sequence AGAAGTCCCGGCAAAATACAGGGATCACTCATGGTTCGGCGGCGTTTTCCCTGTTGAGGAGCCACGCTATGTTATAGTTTCGCTGATTGAACACGGAGGCTCCGGAGGACACAGCGCGGCATCAATTTCAGGGGCGGTAATAAACAAGATGGTGAGTATGGGTTATGTTTCAGATTAATAAACGGCATGTTGTAAATTTTGACTATATACTTTTTTTTCAAACGGTCTTGTTACTGTTTCTCGGCATTATGGCTATATACAGTGCATCATACAATCTGCAGCTTCAACAGTCGGGAGATTATTACTTAAAACAGATAACCTGGAGTGTTATCGGAATTGCTTTTTTTCTTGCTTTTTCATTTATAAGTTACAAACGGTTAATATCCTGGGCATCTTTAATTTATACTTTGGGTGTGATATCTTTGGTTTATGTTTTGATTTTTGGTGATGTGAACATGGGTGCAAAGCGATGGATTGATATAGGAGGTTTCAGTTTACAGCCTTCTGAGTTTTTTAAAGTTGCATGGGTTATAACTTTGGGAAGGGTTTTTAAGGATATCGGAATGAAAAATTTCTTTTTTTCCCCTATACTGAAAAAATTTATTCCTGCCGTCCCGCCATTGCTGCTGATTTTTTTGCAACCTGATCTGGGCACAGCCATTATATTTTTAGCAGTCTGGGGGATTGTTCTTTTGTACAGAGGGATTACAAAATATACATTTTTTGTCATATTGACAATTTTATTGGTAAGTATTCCTGTGATTTGGGCAAATATGCATGATTATCAAAGACAGAGGGTTGTTACATTCCTTAATCCGGAAGCAGATCCTTTCGGGGGGGGTTATCATGTTATTCAGTCCAAAATTGCTGTCGGCTCGGGCGGACTTGCCGGCAAAGGGTATCTTCAGGGTACACAGTCCCATTTGAAATTTTTACCGGAAAAGCATACGGATTTTATCTTTTCAGTGATTGGCGAAGAATTCGGACTGGTGGGTGCTGCTGTTATTTTATTGTGTTTTTTAAGTCTGCTTGCTCGAATTTTGTTCATTTCCGCATATTCAAAAGAGCCCACTGCAAAAATTATGTGTGTGGCAGTTTTTGCCTTTATTTTTTTCCAGTTTTTTGTTAATGCCTCGATGGTTGTCGGAATGATGCCTGTTGTGGGAATACCTATGCCTTTCATAAGTTATGGCGGTTCATCTCTTGTGACCTTCATGTCTATGCTTGGTATTGTCAATTCCATAGCTATGCGCAGATACGACAGACCGGCAGATTTTTAGACGGAGTGTTTGTGTTATGAATTTCCACGATTTTCTTCAGGTGTCTAAGCCTCCGAGATATTTGGGAAGTGAAATAAATTCCTATAAAAAAGAGTATTCTGACAAGTTGAGGGTGTGTCTTTCCTTCCCGGACAACTACGAGGTTGGGATGTCACATCTGGGTATAAAGATTTTATATGAGAGTCTAAACCTATCTTCCCAGATTTATGCGGAGCGTTTTTTTATGCCCTGGCCTGATGCAATTGATAAAATGGGCAGAGATATTTTTGTTTCGCTTGAGTCAAAAACTCCTTTGCAGAAGTTTGATATTTTAGGTTTCAGTGTCCAGTACGAATTATCTTATTCCAATATTTTGTCCATACTTCTTAATTCCGGTATTCCTGCAGAGAGCAGCTTCAGAAATGATTCTCCTATCATCGTTGCCGGCGGCCCTTGTGTTTATAACCCCAAGCCTTTGGAAAAATTTATAGATGTATTTTTTATAGGCGAGATGGATCATGTTTTCACAGATATTTGTGAAGAATACGCCGGGAAAAAATTTGCCGGACGCAGAGAGCGTCTTGAGTTTTTTGATTCATATGATTTCACTTATGTCCCTTCTGTGAATCCGTCAAAACATGTTGTGAAAAAAGTTTATACAGATTTTAAAAATGATATTACAGTAGATGCTCCGGTTGTACCTCTGATTCCGGCTGTGCAGGACAGGGTTGTTTCGGAAATATCCAGGGGGTGCAGCAGGGGATGCAGATTCTGCCAGGCCGGCATGATTTACAGACCTGTAAGAGAGAGAAATGTTGATGATATTGTGAACAATATTCTCAATCAGCTTAAAAATACAGGATATGAAACGGCTTCACTTCTTTCTTTATCCGCTGCAGATTATTCATGTCTGGAGGACTTGCTGGTGAGATTATCGGCTATTGTTAAAAATTCGCACACCTCCATTTCACTTCCTTCCCTTAGAGCTGATAAAATCAAAGATTATATATTCAGGGAACTTTCCCGTGTCAGAAAATCGGGATTTACCATTGCACCGGAAGCGGGAAGCGAAAGGATGAGAAGGATTATAAACAAGAATCTTTCTGAGGATGAAATTATATCATCCGTTAAAGCAGCGGCTGACAACGGATGGAAAACAGCTAAACTGTATTTTATGATAGGCCTGCCGTTTGAAACAGAAGAGGATGTTTTGGGGATAGCCGCTCTCGTTAAAAAAATAAAGGAGAATGTTAAAGGCAAAAGCGGCTTTGATGTTAGTGTGTCGGTATCCAATTTTGTTCCGAAACCGTTTACTCCTTTCCAGTGGTGGCCCCAAAACAGCATGGAAGAATTGATGTATAAACAAAACATTTTAAAATCGGAATTTAAAAAAATGAAAATAAAGTTTAGTTTTCACGATATTCAACAGAGTGTTATGGAAGCTGCTATCTCCAAAGGTGACGAGTCCATTGGTAATATACTCTTGGATGCTGTAAAGTCAGGCGCTATGTTCGACGGGTGGAGTGAGCATTTTGACTATAATAAATGGCTGAATGCTTTTAAAAATCACGATTCTGCTCCTGAGCAATATTCAATGAAAATTCTGCAAACCGAAGATAAACTTCCGTGGGATTTTATAGATATAGGAGTTAAGAAGGAATTCCTCGTTTCAGAATTTGAAAAATCGAAAAGAGAATTAATGACAAAGGATTGCAGAGTAGTCAGTACAAGTATATGTGTAGGGTGCGGCGTTTGTGATTTTAATCATATCAGGAATGAATTTGCATTGCCAGGCAAAAAATTTTTACGCGAAAATACATTGGAGTATGCTTTGCATAGTGATAAAGAATATCTCAGTTATATTATTGATTTTGAGAAGAAAGATTCCGCTGTTCTCTTTTCAGCTATTGAAACGTGCAGGGCATTCGCACATGTATTTAAAATGTGTGATGTTGATATGTCTTATTCGCAGGGGTACAATCCTCAACCCCGGATAAGTTATATTTATCCTCTCTCAGTGGGTATGGAAGGTTATAATGAAAAGCTTATTATTAAGGCTTATGTTAAAGACAAAAATTTGTTGTTAAACCAGCTTAACAAAAAGTTACCTTCGGGATTCAGGATGAAGGGCATCCGGCAGTTTGAGAATAAAATGAGTGATGAAATGATTGCCGCTTATTCACTGAATTTTGAAGCTTATATGCATCTTATCGGGGCTTTTTATGAAAATAAAGCACTCTATAAAAAGATTACTAAACGCGGCAGAGAAAAAATAATTGACCTTAAAGAGTATTTTGTTAAAAAAGATGATGAAAATTGTATGATTTATGTTAAGATAAACGGTAGAGGAAGTTTTAATTTCCTTGAATTTTTCAGGCAAATTAATTATATTGATTCCAAAGTAACAGTTGTTAGGCAAAATATTTTTTTTACTGAGGAGCTGCAAAATGTATAAAGAAGAAGCTCTTGATATGCTTAAGAAGTCAGGCTACAAGGTTACAAAACCGCGGGAGTGGATAGTGGAAGCTCTTGAAGGGAACACTTCCCACCCTTCAGCGATGGAAATTTTTGACCAGCTGAGGAAAAACGATAAAAGTTTTTCTTTTGCCACCGTTTATAATACGCTGGATACTCTTGTAAAGGCCGGCGTTGTCAAGCAGGTGACTGTTGATCCTCAATGCAGCAGATACGATCCGGATATGTCATCTCACGGTCATTTCTATTGCAGAAAATGCGGCAGTGTTAAAGATGTTTTTGATGTGAGCCTTGATATGGGATCCACCTCTCTGCAGGATGAAGTCGAAGGTTACGAACTTAACTTGTTCGGTGTCTGCCGGGAATGCAGTACTGAAGCCAATTGATTCATTGGATTTGCCTTCTGTATCACATTCCTCTGAAAGAATATTTTGGGAGCATATATATTCTCAATATACGCGTGCCGAATTTATAGGTACAGATCCCATTATTTTTCCCTCCACAATTGAGGGAAATAAGGAATACATAAGTCTTGTTTCTTCTCTTTTTGCTTACGGGAGAGTTAACTCCATTCAGGATTTTCTGAAAAAATTTTTTTACCGGTACGGAAATGACCCTTTTGACACAGATAATTCTGAGGCAAAGCTATACTATCGCTTTCAAACAGCTGAGGATATCCGGCTGTTGGTTACAATGATAAAAGGTATTTATTTGCAATACGGCAGTGTTCAGAATTTTTTCGTAAATATATCAGATAGTCTTGAGAAGGCTCTGGAAGGATTTCTTGATTATGCCAGAGGGTTCGGCGCCGAAAATAACGCTGGGAGGGGATATTTTTTCCTTTTTCCCAAATATGGCAAATCAGGGTTGAAAAGATTAAGAATGTTTTTAAGGTGGATGGTTCGCAAAGATGATGTGGATTTTGGTCTTTGGGGTGCTTACAAAACAGGAGAACTGCTTTATCCCCCTGACACCCATATATTAAGGTTTGCCAAAAATTTTGGTATTATTTCTTCTGAGGCTAACAGCCACCGGAATGCCCGTTTAATAACGGATTACTTCAAAACTATAGATAAGCAAGATCCGGTTAAATATGATTTTGCCATTACCAGACTTGGTATGTTGAATTCGTGTAAATTTAAGAGATCTGTCAGCTGTGAAGTGTGCGGCTTGAAAAATGGGTGCCTTTTTAATTGACAAATATTCATAAAACTATATATTAGTTTGCACAAAAAAAGGAGGTTGCAATGTCGTTAGTATTCACTGAAGAGAATTTTCAAAAGGAAGTATTGGAAAGCGATATTCCTGTTGTAGTAGATTTCTGGGCTGTATGGTGCGGACCTTGTAAAATGCTGGCTCCTACACTTGATCAGGTTTCTGCTGAATTTGAAGGGAAGGCAAAGGTAGGCAAGGTCAATGTTGATGAAAATCAGCAGCTTGCTGCACAGTATGGCATTATGAGTATACCCACGGTTATGATATTCAAAGACGGCAAAGTTGTTGAGCAGTTTATAGGCGTGCAACCAAAAGGCGTCTATGTTGATGCCCTGCAAAAACATCTGTAAGTAAAAGAGGTACGACGGATGCCGATTTTTGAGTATAAATGCCAAGGTTGTGGACAGGAATTCAGCAAGCTTGTATTTAATCTTTCAGAAGAGATAAAGTGTCCGGAATGCGGGGCTACTGATGTGAAAAAGAAGATTTCAGCTTTTTCATCCTCTTCCGAAAATTCTTCAAGCGGCTCATCCTGTGGCGCAGGTTCGGGATTTACCTGAGCTTAAGAAAATTATCTGCCAGGCTGGCGGGTTAATTTAATAGTAACCGTTTAATAAACCCCCGTAACATAAAGCGGGGGTTTATTATGATTTAAGCAGTGTTTCTTTAATTTCTTTACCAGGCTTAAAATATGGAACTTTCTTTGGCGGAACTTTAACCTGTTCTCCGGTTTTGGGGTTTCGTCCGATTTTTGATTTTTTGTCCCTGACTTTAAAGCTGCCGAATCCTCTTATTTCGACTTTATCCCCGTTGCCCAAGGCATCCTTTATGTTGCTGAATACATTGTTAACAATGTACTCAATATCCTTTTTTGTCAGATTGGGATTCTCGGCAACAATTTTTTCGATAAGTTGAGATTTGGTCATAAAAACCTCCCTGTAGATTCTTAAAACATAAAAATATTTTTACTTTTAAACTCAAAAATATTATAACTTACTATCTTTTAATAGTAAAGTTAATTTAACGGATTTAGGAATATTATGAATAACTTTTTATCCAAACTTGTGAAATCAAGTTCCGGCGTGCTTACCAGCAGGATTCTCGGCTTGGTTCGGGATGTTGCAATTGCAGCTTTCTTTGGTGCATCAAAATTTACAGATGCTTTTTTTATGGCTTATGCAATACCGAATCTTTTTCGTGCTCTGTTTGCCGAGGGGGCTCTTTCTTCTGCTTTTGTTCCGATAATGAGTGATAAAATGCATAGAAACCCTGATAATGCATACAAATATTTAACCGATCTTATATTGGTGCTTACGTTTTTTACTTTGAGTATTACCGCTGTTTTTATAATATTTTCCGATTATGCAGTTCTGCTGTTTATACCCGGTTACCTGAATGATCCAGAAGTAATTGCTGCTGCATCACATATGCTTAAGATTGTGATGCCTTATCTTGTTATTGTGAGTATATGCGGACTGCTTTCCGGGTATCTGCATGTGATAGGCAGTTATTATATTCCGTTATCCTCCACCGCAGTTTTGAATATTTCTATGATTATATCGGCTTTTCTGGGAGGGTATTTCGGCGGCAGTGTGACTTATTTGGCATGGGGTGCATTGATCGGGGGAGTTTTACAGCTGATTTATATACTTATTTACTCTCTTATAAAAGGTTTTCGTATAAACCGAAAAAAACGCATAGACAAAATGGTGAAAAAAACTTTTAGGTTGATAATTCCGTCAATAGGCGGTGTTGGCATAAATCAGCTCAATTTTACTATTGGAAGAATAATTGCTTCTTTCCTTTCAACGGGCAGTATTTCATATTTGTACTATGCCAGCAGGCTTTTTCAGTTTCCACTCGGTGTTTTTTCGATAGCGTTCAGTACCGTTTCACTTTCGGAAATCAGCAATTCCTACAGCAGAAATGATCTTAACAATGTTAATAAGCTTATAGACAAATCTGTGCTGGCTATAATTATGGTTATTGTACCTGCATCGCTGGGGATGTTTTTCCTTTCAAATGAAATTTGCAGTTTAATCTTCGAGTACAAAATCTTTTCGTCAAAAGATACTTTTGCCACGGCATCTGCTTTGCGAATGTATACGATTGGGCTTATCTGCTATTCTTTTGTAAATTTGTTCACAAGGGTTTACCACTCTGTTAAAGACACGCTTACTCCTGTTAAATTTGCTTTTATAAGTTTTCTTGCCAATATAGCTTTTATTCTGATATTTATAAATTTTATGGGGCACTCCGGTATAGCTCTGGCGTCCAGTATCAGCGCGGGTATTAATGCAGTTTTGCTCTATACAAGTATTAAATATTACACTTTCAGTATAAAAAAATACAAAAGAACTGTTCTGAAAATTTTCACATCAAGTCTTCTCATGCTGATTTTCCTTTTATTCTTGAAGAATGCGGGCATCCATGTTTTAATTATCATCGGATTGAGTGTTTGCGTGTATTTTCTCAGTCTTTACATGTTTCGAGTTTCCATCCGGCAGGTGTTGAAATGATTTGTTGTGTCCAGCGTGTTGACAGTGCAGCTGTTAATATCAATGCAGAAGAGGAAAGGAATATAGGCAGAGGACTGCTGATTTTTATTGGAGTGGAAAAATCAGATGGAGAAAATTCCTGCTCATGGCTGGCCGATAAAGCTTGCGGACTGAGAATTTTTGAAGATGATAACGGCAAAATGAGTAACTCTGTTCAGGATATTGACGGTGAGATTATGGTTATAAGTCAGTTTACTCTTTCTGCTTCCTGTAAGAAAGGGAAGCGGCCGGATTTTTCAAATGCAATGGAACCGGAAAGAGCGAAGATGTATTATGAAAAATTTGTGAATGAGTGCAAAAAAATTATGGGCAGCGGAAAGGTAAAAACAGGGGAATTCGGTGCCTATATGAAAATTTCCCTTGTTAATGACGGGCCGGTTACAATATTGTTGAATCATAAATAAACAGATGCAAGGAGGGAATTTATGGATGTTAATGTTATACAGGTTGGACCTTTAATGGTGAACTGCTATATTGTTCACGATTCTGAAAATTGTTTAATCATCGATCCGGGTGACGAGCCCGATAAAATAATAAATTATATCAAAAATTCGGGATTTAAGCCTCTGGGTATTTTCAACACCCACGGTCACTTTGATCATATAGGTGCTGTAAAGAGGTTAAAAGAGGAATTTGGAATTAAATTTTATATTCATGAATCGGACGTTTTTCTGGTGAAAGAAAGTGCCAGCCACGGCGCTTTCTTCGGTGTTATGGGAGTGGAAAGCCCTGAAATTGATGAATATGTTAAAAATGGGGATGTGTTTGATTTTGACGGGTTGTCCTTTAAAGTTATACATACCCCGGGACATTCTCCTGGCGGTGTTTGCTATTATTTTGAAAGGGAAAAAA is from Flexistipes sinusarabici DSM 4947 and encodes:
- the rodA gene encoding rod shape-determining protein RodA: MFQINKRHVVNFDYILFFQTVLLLFLGIMAIYSASYNLQLQQSGDYYLKQITWSVIGIAFFLAFSFISYKRLISWASLIYTLGVISLVYVLIFGDVNMGAKRWIDIGGFSLQPSEFFKVAWVITLGRVFKDIGMKNFFFSPILKKFIPAVPPLLLIFLQPDLGTAIIFLAVWGIVLLYRGITKYTFFVILTILLVSIPVIWANMHDYQRQRVVTFLNPEADPFGGGYHVIQSKIAVGSGGLAGKGYLQGTQSHLKFLPEKHTDFIFSVIGEEFGLVGAAVILLCFLSLLARILFISAYSKEPTAKIMCVAVFAFIFFQFFVNASMVVGMMPVVGIPMPFISYGGSSLVTFMSMLGIVNSIAMRRYDRPADF
- a CDS encoding TIGR03960 family B12-binding radical SAM protein is translated as MNFHDFLQVSKPPRYLGSEINSYKKEYSDKLRVCLSFPDNYEVGMSHLGIKILYESLNLSSQIYAERFFMPWPDAIDKMGRDIFVSLESKTPLQKFDILGFSVQYELSYSNILSILLNSGIPAESSFRNDSPIIVAGGPCVYNPKPLEKFIDVFFIGEMDHVFTDICEEYAGKKFAGRRERLEFFDSYDFTYVPSVNPSKHVVKKVYTDFKNDITVDAPVVPLIPAVQDRVVSEISRGCSRGCRFCQAGMIYRPVRERNVDDIVNNILNQLKNTGYETASLLSLSAADYSCLEDLLVRLSAIVKNSHTSISLPSLRADKIKDYIFRELSRVRKSGFTIAPEAGSERMRRIINKNLSEDEIISSVKAAADNGWKTAKLYFMIGLPFETEEDVLGIAALVKKIKENVKGKSGFDVSVSVSNFVPKPFTPFQWWPQNSMEELMYKQNILKSEFKKMKIKFSFHDIQQSVMEAAISKGDESIGNILLDAVKSGAMFDGWSEHFDYNKWLNAFKNHDSAPEQYSMKILQTEDKLPWDFIDIGVKKEFLVSEFEKSKRELMTKDCRVVSTSICVGCGVCDFNHIRNEFALPGKKFLRENTLEYALHSDKEYLSYIIDFEKKDSAVLFSAIETCRAFAHVFKMCDVDMSYSQGYNPQPRISYIYPLSVGMEGYNEKLIIKAYVKDKNLLLNQLNKKLPSGFRMKGIRQFENKMSDEMIAAYSLNFEAYMHLIGAFYENKALYKKITKRGREKIIDLKEYFVKKDDENCMIYVKINGRGSFNFLEFFRQINYIDSKVTVVRQNIFFTEELQNV
- a CDS encoding Fur family transcriptional regulator → MYKEEALDMLKKSGYKVTKPREWIVEALEGNTSHPSAMEIFDQLRKNDKSFSFATVYNTLDTLVKAGVVKQVTVDPQCSRYDPDMSSHGHFYCRKCGSVKDVFDVSLDMGSTSLQDEVEGYELNLFGVCRECSTEAN
- a CDS encoding TIGR02757 family protein, which produces MSAGNAVLKPIDSLDLPSVSHSSERIFWEHIYSQYTRAEFIGTDPIIFPSTIEGNKEYISLVSSLFAYGRVNSIQDFLKKFFYRYGNDPFDTDNSEAKLYYRFQTAEDIRLLVTMIKGIYLQYGSVQNFFVNISDSLEKALEGFLDYARGFGAENNAGRGYFFLFPKYGKSGLKRLRMFLRWMVRKDDVDFGLWGAYKTGELLYPPDTHILRFAKNFGIISSEANSHRNARLITDYFKTIDKQDPVKYDFAITRLGMLNSCKFKRSVSCEVCGLKNGCLFN
- the trxA gene encoding thioredoxin gives rise to the protein MSLVFTEENFQKEVLESDIPVVVDFWAVWCGPCKMLAPTLDQVSAEFEGKAKVGKVNVDENQQLAAQYGIMSIPTVMIFKDGKVVEQFIGVQPKGVYVDALQKHL
- a CDS encoding FmdB family zinc ribbon protein translates to MPIFEYKCQGCGQEFSKLVFNLSEEIKCPECGATDVKKKISAFSSSSENSSSGSSCGAGSGFT
- a CDS encoding integration host factor subunit beta, which translates into the protein MYREVFMTKSQLIEKIVAENPNLTKKDIEYIVNNVFSNIKDALGNGDKVEIRGFGSFKVRDKKSKIGRNPKTGEQVKVPPKKVPYFKPGKEIKETLLKS
- the murJ gene encoding murein biosynthesis integral membrane protein MurJ; the encoded protein is MNNFLSKLVKSSSGVLTSRILGLVRDVAIAAFFGASKFTDAFFMAYAIPNLFRALFAEGALSSAFVPIMSDKMHRNPDNAYKYLTDLILVLTFFTLSITAVFIIFSDYAVLLFIPGYLNDPEVIAAASHMLKIVMPYLVIVSICGLLSGYLHVIGSYYIPLSSTAVLNISMIISAFLGGYFGGSVTYLAWGALIGGVLQLIYILIYSLIKGFRINRKKRIDKMVKKTFRLIIPSIGGVGINQLNFTIGRIIASFLSTGSISYLYYASRLFQFPLGVFSIAFSTVSLSEISNSYSRNDLNNVNKLIDKSVLAIIMVIVPASLGMFFLSNEICSLIFEYKIFSSKDTFATASALRMYTIGLICYSFVNLFTRVYHSVKDTLTPVKFAFISFLANIAFILIFINFMGHSGIALASSISAGINAVLLYTSIKYYTFSIKKYKRTVLKIFTSSLLMLIFLLFLKNAGIHVLIIIGLSVCVYFLSLYMFRVSIRQVLK
- the dtd gene encoding D-aminoacyl-tRNA deacylase, producing MICCVQRVDSAAVNINAEEERNIGRGLLIFIGVEKSDGENSCSWLADKACGLRIFEDDNGKMSNSVQDIDGEIMVISQFTLSASCKKGKRPDFSNAMEPERAKMYYEKFVNECKKIMGSGKVKTGEFGAYMKISLVNDGPVTILLNHK
- a CDS encoding MBL fold metallo-hydrolase — its product is MDVNVIQVGPLMVNCYIVHDSENCLIIDPGDEPDKIINYIKNSGFKPLGIFNTHGHFDHIGAVKRLKEEFGIKFYIHESDVFLVKESASHGAFFGVMGVESPEIDEYVKNGDVFDFDGLSFKVIHTPGHSPGGVCYYFEREKTVFSGDTLFELSVGRTDFSYGDMDMLINSIKNKLFSLGDDITVYPGHGEKTNIRKERENNMFLK